The region GCGGGATGACTTCGAGGCCCTGAGCAGTGTCGAGAGTACACGCGCGGGCCGCGTGGAGATCCCATACACCGGGCAGGCGTTCCACGTGGACGCGGAGGTCCGGCCGCCCATGCAGGGCGTGACGGGCCGCGTGCTGATCGAGGCGTGGCCGGGCGCGCTGAGCGTGCTGGTGCCGGTCACGGAGCAGGATGCCGCGTCTGCCACCACGACCGGGGAGGGCTGAGGTGCCCCCCGGCCCGCCCCTGCCACCCCCGAACCCGCAGGAGGAGCGTGAGGTTCCGCTGCGTCGCGCGTGGCCGGTCGCGCTGGTGCACGCTGTGCAGGACCGCGTGGGGGGCGCGCTGGGCTGGGCGCCACGTCCGGCAGCGACCATGCAGAACAACATCGTGTGGCGCGGCGGGGTGCAGGTCATGCGCGTGGACCTGCACATGCACACGGAGGTCAGTCACGACTGCCGCACGCCCCTGCGGGACATTCCCGCGTGGATGCTCCGCACGAACACCCGCGTGATCGCCGTGACGGACCACGACCAGCACCGCGGCGGCCCGGAGTTGCAGGCCATCATCCGCGACCAGGGCCTGGACGACCGCCTGAGCGTCATCCCCGGCGAGGAGGTCACGACCAGCGAGGGCGAGCTGATCGGCCTGTTCCTCCAGGAGCGCATTCCCCCGAAACTCACGCCCGAGGAGACCGTCCGGGAGATCAGGGCTCAGGGGGGGCTGGTACTGCTCCAGCATGGCTTCGATCCCCTGAAGCGCTATCGGCTGCGTCCCGAGGCGACCGAGCGCATCGCGGCGGATATCGATATCGTCGAGACGTTCAATTCCCGCCTGTCCCGTCACCGCTGGAACCGCGCGGCGGCGGAGTGGGCGCGGGCGCGCGGGCTGCCCATGAGTGCCGGGAGTGACGCCCACACCCTGCGCGACATCGGCGAGGCATGGGTCGAGACGCCCTTCCGGACGGTGCACACGCCCACGCAGCTGCTTGAGGCGCTGCGGGAAGGCGTCGTGGCGGGCCGCTGGACGCACCCGGCGTACGCCTTCGGGCAGAAGCAGTGGCGCAACTTCAACAGCCAGTTCCGCCGGTAGGGTCGCGCCGGGCGGGTAGGCCGTTCAGCGTGTCTGAATCGTGCTTTTCCATCATGCGTCCGTCAGGCGGAGGTGCTACCATACGGGCACCGATGAGAGTCGGTGAACACCCTGGGGGTGACCCGGTTTCGACAGGGGAACTGCAGGCGCTGTTGCGTGTCGAGGTGCCGTTGGCCTCGTAAACAAACGGCAAAGCCATTAACTGGCAACCAGAACTACGCTCTCGCTGCTTAAGTGAGACAGTGACCGCGAAGCCCGGCCTTTGGCGCCGCGCGAACTGAACCAAAAGAAGGCTAGCCAACGCGAGGTTCCATAGCGGGAAGCGAAACTAAATGGAAATAAGGCAAAGGGGAGGCGCGCCCACCAGTCGCCCCCAGCCCGACAATCAAACTGTGGGATACACACGTAGACGCACGCTGAACGGACTCTTGGACGGCGGTTCGACTCCGCCCACCTCCACCACAAGTCCCCGCCCACCCGGCGGGGATTTCTCCTATACTGGGCAGGCTTTCCCAAGCACGCGCCGGGATGGCGGAATGGTAGACGCATCCGACTTAAAATCGGCCGCCGAGAGGCGTGAGGGTTCAAGTCCCTTTCCCGGCACCAACGAGAACAGCCACCCAGATTCACGGGTGGCTGTTTCGATTCGGCCGAGGCAACTACGTCGGCTGGGAGTCGAGGTCAGGTAGCGACGAAGAAGAGCCGCCCTCACTGATCTGAAGGGCGACCGGTTCGGGTGCGGGCAATGAAAAAGCCCCCACCTACATTCGAGGTGGGGGCGTGTGTGGAGCGGGAGACGAGATTCGAACTCGCGACATCTACCTTGGCAAGGTAGTGCTCTACCAGCTGAGCTACTCCCGCGTGGAGTCCTGCAAGAGAGGGACTGAAGCCGTCTTCAGGCCCTGAGGCCCGGTTCCAGCTGAGCTACTCCCGCACAGGTGCGCCGCTCGCGGCGCCTGTGGTGCACGCAACCCGTGGGTTGCGATGATGGTATAGAAAAAACCCCCGCGCTGACCGACTTTTCCGGGACCCTGCGGTCCGAGTATCATTGGCGCGGCTGCGTTTCACGACCCAGTTCGGCATGGAGTGGGGTGGTTCCGCAGTGCTATGGGCACGGGGGTGTCTTGGTTTGTCATTTCTCACGGCAGTCAAGTGACCGTCGGGAGTGAAGCAAGACGAGGTGAGACGAGCGGGGTCGTGCGTCTCGGCCGCGCAAGCGGCCGAGGGATGATGGCAGGTGATGGTCAAGACCTCGACTGATGAGCACCAGTTCGCTGAACACATTGCTGTGCGTGTACGTCTGGCCTCTTGCCCGGTGGTCTTCCGGGAGTCTTACCCAGTTGGCCTGGTGGGAACACTCATCTTGGGGCTGGCTTCCCGCTTAGATGCTTTCAGCGGTTATCCGTTCCGTACGTAGCTACCCAGCATGTGCCCCTGGTGGGACAGCTGGGAGACCAGCGGTACGTTCACTCCGGTCCTCTCGTACTAGGAGCAACTCCCCTCAATGTTCCTGCGCCCGTAGCGGATAGAGACCGAACTGTCTCACGACGTTCTGAACCCAGCTCGCGTGCCGCTTTAATGGGCGAACAGCCCAACCCTTGGGACCTTCTTCAGCCCCAGGATGCGACGAGCCGACATCGAGGTGCCAAACCTCCCCGCCGATATGGACTCTCGGGGGAGATCAGCCTGTTATCCCCGGGGTAACTTTTATCCGTTGATCGATGGCCCTTCCACGCGGTACCACCGGTTCACTAAGCCCGAGTTTCCTCCCTGCTCGACGTGTCTGTCTCGCAGTCAAGCCACCTTGTACCTTTGCGCTCTGCAGACGATTTCCAACCGTCTTGAGGTGACCTTTGGGCGCCTCCGTTACATTTTGGGAGGCGACCGCCCCAGTCAAACTACCCGCCAAGCACTGTTCCTGAAGTCGATTCTTCGGGTTAGACAGCCAGAGTGTTCAGGGTGGTATTTCACCGGTGCCTCCACCGAACCCAAGAGTCCGGTTTCACTGGCTCCCACCTATGCTACGCAGAACAATCCGGATATCAATGCCAGACTATAGTAAAGCTCCACGGGGTCTTTTCGTCCTGCTACGGGTAGGCCGCATCTTTACAGCCAATTCAATTTCACCGAGTCCCTCGTTGAGACAGCGCCCAGATCGTTACGCCTTTCGTGCAGGTCGGAACTTACCCGACAAGGAATTTCGCTACCTTAGGACCGTTATAGTTACGGCCGCCGTTCACCGGGGCTTCAGTTCGTAGCTTGCACCACTCCCTTTGACCTTCCGGCACCGGGCAGGCGTCACACCCTATACGTCCACTGTTCGTGTTGGCAGAGTGCTGTGATTTTGGTAAACAGTCGCCTGGGCCTATTCACTGCGCCCCACTTGCGTGGGGACCCCTTCTTCCGAAGTTACGGGGTGAGATTGCAAAGTTCCTTAACGAGGGTTCTCTCGCGCGCCTTAGTGCATTGACACTCGGACACCTGTGTCGGTTTGCGGTACGGGTCACTGTGTTTCAACGTTTAGAAGCTTTTCTTGGCACCGTCGCGTTTCCAACTTCACCTCCGAAGAGGCTCCCGATACGTCTGAGGCATGTGACCGGTAGATTTTCTGACCCGATCGCCCTTGAGCGTACCAACCGGCATAGCCGTAGCACGGCATTGGATAGCGTAATGCGTCCCTCCATCACTCCACACAGTCAGTGCAGGAATCTTGACCTGCTGTCCATCGGCTGCGCCTTTCGGCCTCACCTTAGGTCCCGACTTTCCCTGGGCGGACGACCCTTCCCCAGGAACCCTTGTCCTTACGGCGGACGGGATTCTCACCCGTCTTATCGTTACTCATGCCGGCATCCGCACTTCAGTCGACTCCACATGTCCTTCCGGTCATGCTTCTCTGTGGACTGAACGCTCCCCTACCAGAGCACCTTGTAAACAAGGTGCCAATCCGCAGCTTCGGTAATAGACTTGAGCCCCGATCATTTTCGGCGCATCGTCACTCGACCAGTGAGCTATTACGCACTCTTTGAAGGGTGGCTGCTTCTAAGCCAACCTCCTGGCTGTCTGTGCGACGACACATCCTTAACCACTGAGTCTATATTTGGGGACCTTAGCTGGCGGTCTGGGTTGTTTCCCTTTCGGCTACGGAAGTTAGCTCTCGCAGCCTCACTCCCCCACTTGGACGCATGCCCCTTCGGAGTTTGATAAGGGTTGGTAGGCTGGTAGGCCCCCGAGCCTTGTCAGTGCTCTACAGGACATGGTGAACGTGGGAGGCTGTACCTCAATACATTTCGGGGAGAACTAGCTATCTCCAGGTTCGGTTAGCTTTTCACTCCTATACACAACTCATCCGAGACTGTTTCAGCAGGCACCGGTTCGGTCCTCCACCCCCTGTCACGGGGGTTTCAACCTGGTCATGCATAGCTCACCTGGTTTCGAGTCTAGCCCGTGCAACTCTGTCGCCCTATTCGGACTCGCTTTCGCTCCGCCTCCGTCTCATGACTTAAGCTTGCTGCACAGGTCTAAGTCGCCGGCTCATGCTTCAATAGGCACGCCACAACACACGTAAGGTGCTGTGACTGCTTGTAAGTCCACGGTTTCAGGTTCTCTTTCACTCCCCTCCCGGGGTTCTTTTCACCTTTCCCTCACGGTACTATGCGCTATCGGTCACTGGGAGTATTTAGCCTTGCGCGGTGGTCCGCGCGGATTCAGTCATCGTTTCACGAACAACGACCTACTCAGGTGCCACTACCGTCAGCCAGTCGTTCATCTACAGGACTGTCACCCTCTTTGGTCGTGTTTTCCAACACGTTCGACTTGAGTGGCTGAATCGTAAAAAGTGGTCCTACAACCCCAGAGGGTAAACCCTCTGGTTTGGGCTGATCCCGGTTCGCTCGCCGCTACTAGGGGAATCGATGTCTCTTTCTTCTCCTTCAGGTACTGAGATGTTTCAGTTCCCTGAGTTCCCTCCCACCTAAGTGGGTACCCGCAAGCGGGTGGGTTTCCCCATTCGGATATCCTGGGGTCAAAGCGTATCTCCAGCTCGCCCAGGCTTTTCGCAGGTAATCGCGTCCTTCATCGGCTCCAGTGCCAGGGCATCCACCGTGGACCCTTAGTATCTTGACCATCTTCTTTCTTAGCGTTCCTCGCTTCCCGTCACCCCGAAGGGATCTGGTGGGCGGTGAGACGCTGGTATATGCGTTCTCTCGCTCGTTTCACGCTCGTTGTCATGCTTCTCGCCTCGCTTGAGGCTCAGAAAAGATACAGGTCTTCCCTGAATCTGTCAACACCTTCTGAAGACGCTGGCCTTGCGGCGTCAGCCCGGAGGCTCCAACCCCGCGCGTGCTACGCTCCGCGCATGCAACTCAAGGTGGTGTTTTTCGCGCGCCTGAAGCGGGAAACGGGCGTAGAGCAGGGCACGGTGGACGTGCCGGACGGCAGCACGGTCCGCGCGGCGGCCGCGCTGGTCGAGGCGCGCTACGGCGTGAGCCTGCGCGGCTGCATGGTCGCCATCAACGACACGTACGCCTCCCCCGACGACCTCCTGCAGGGTGGGGACGAGGTCGCGTTCCTCCCCCCGGTCGCCGGAGGCAGCGACGAGACGACCGATCCGGGCACCCTCTGCGAGATGACGCCCGAACCGCTGAGCCTCGCGGCAGCCGACCTCTACCTGGTGAAACCGCAGTACGGAGCGCAGGCGTACTTCGTGGGCACCGTCCGCAGCCCCAACCAGGGCAAGGACGTGGAGTTCATCGAGTACGAGGGCTATGGCGCCCTGGCCCGCAAGGTCATGCACGGCGCCGCCGACGCCGCCCGCGAGAAACACGGGGAGCTGCGCGTGTACATCCAGCACCGGGTGGGGCGCCTGCTGCCGGGCGAGGCGAGCATCCTGATCGGCGTGGCCAGCCCGCACCGCCGCGCCGCACTGGAAGCGTGCGACGACATCATCGAGTACCTGAAGGTGCACGTCCCCGTCTGGAAACACGAGGGCGACGAGGACGGGCAGCACTGGGTGCCGGGGCAGACCGGGCACGACACCCTGTAGGAGCACTTACCGGCGGCGCTGCGCCTGCTCGAACAGGAAGTACTCGCTGGGACCGTGCTCCCGGGCGTGCGCCTCGAACGCGAGGTAGTAGCGGGTGGCGAGCCCGATCATCATCAGCACCACGGCGCCCAGCAGCAGCAGGTGCAGCCAGCCGCCCCCGCCGCCCAGCAGACCGTTGAACACGGCATGCAGCGCCACGCTGATCAGCAGGCCCTGCACAACCCAGGCGCGGCCCTGCTGCCAGTGCAGGCCGCCCAGCGCGTAGCCCTGCGGGGCGCTGAACAGCGCGTGCGCCAGCGTTGCCAGGACGGCGTGCCACGCGCCGGCGCCCGTGCCGAAGCCCAGGGTGTACGTGACGTTCTCCATGAACGCGAAACCCAGCGCGGCCGTCACGGCGTACACCAGTCCATCCATGGGTTCGTCGAAGGACAGTTCCGTGATGGCGGTCGTGGCGGCCACGAACTTGAAGCCCTCCTCGATCAGGGCGGTCAGCAGCACCACCAGCACGGCAACCAGCGGCAGCGGCGAGGTCGTCAGTCCCCCCATGCTGGCGCCCAGCGCCGCCGAGATCACCCACGCCAGCATGCCCCACGCGAACGTGCGGGCCAGCAACCACAGCGGTTCCGGGTGCCGGTCGCGCCGCACGAAGAACCACAGCCACGCGAACGTCAACGTGACCGACAGCAGCAGCGCGAGGACCAGGGTCATGCGCTCAGCGCAGCGCCAGTCCGGCCGCGCGGGCCTGCATGGGCGCGCTCGCCAGGTGCGTCAGGGCCAGGGCCAGCGCGTCCGCCGCGTGGTTGTTGAACAGTTCCCGGATACCCAGGCTGGCCTTGACCATGTAGATCACCTGTTCCTTCTCGGCGCGGCCCGTGCCGACCAGGGACCGCTTGACCTGCATGGGCCCGTAGTGGTGCACGGGCACGCCCGCCTGCGCGCAGGCCAGCTGCACCACGCCGAACGCCTGCCCGACCTTGAACGCCACGTCCGCCTGCTTGCGCAGGATCTGATCCTCGATCGCCACGGCGTCCGGGCGGTACTCGGCGATCAGGCGGGTGACCTCCTCGTGGATGTACTGAAGGCGGCGCGGCATGATCCAGGCGCTCTCGGTCGTCAGGCACACGTGGTACAGGTGGCGGGCCTTGCGCACGTCACCCTCCACCAACCCCAGGCCGAGGTTCGCAAGTCCAGGGTCGATACCGAGCACGATCACACCAGTAGGATACGCGCTCCGAGTGGCAGTCAATGGAAAACCCCCGCCGGAGCGGGGGCGAGGAGCGAAGGGGTGGGGTTACAGGCGGCTCTTGGGATCGAAGGCGTCGCGCAGGCCGTCCCCCAGGAAGTTGAAGGCCAGCACGGTGATCAGGATCGCCAGGCCGGGGTACACCGCGATGAACGGGTGTTCCAGTACGACCTCGTTCGCGTTGGAGAGCATGTTGCCCCAGGTGCTGACGGGCGGCTGGATGCCGAAGCCCAGGAAGGACAGCGCCGCCTCGCCGAGGATCGCGCCGCCGACGGCCAGGGTGCCGTTCACGATGATCACTGCGACGACGTTCGGGACGAGGTGGCGGAACATGATGCGGCGGCTGTTCGCGCCCAGGGCGCGGGCGGCGTCCACGTACTCCAGGTTCTTGAGTTTCAGGACCTCGCCGCGCACCAGTCGGGCGGTGCCCATCCAGCCGAAGAACGTGAAGATCCCGACGATGATGAACACGCTGGAGTTCGGGTTTTCCCGCAGCGCGGCGATGGCCGGGACGTCACTCACGGCGAACAGGCCGCTGATGGTCAGCTGCAGGGGCAGTTCGGGAATGGAGAGCATGACCTCGATGAAGCGGCTGATGGCGGTGTCCACCCAGCGGCCCAGGAAGCCTGCCAGGAGGCCCATCAGGGTGCCGAGGGCGACGCTGAACAGCGCGACGGTGAAGCCCACGATCAGGCTGACGCGGCTGCCGTAGATGATGCGGGACAGCAGGTCGCGGCCCAGGCTGTCCTGACCGATGACGTGCTGCGCGCTGGGCGGCGCGTAGATGCCCGCGAGGTCCTGGGCGTTCGGGTCGTACGGCGCGATGAGCGGCGCGAAGATCGCCATGAGGATCAGGGCGGCAATCACGATGAGGCTGACCATGGCGGCCTTGTGCCGGCGCAGGCGCCGCAGGGCGATCTGCATGGTCGAGCGGCTCTTGGCGGGGGCGGATGTGGGAGCGGGCATGGTGGTCATCAGGCGTACCGGATCCGGGGGTCGACAATGGCGTAGGCGAGGTCGGTCAGGAGCTGGAACACCACAGTCAGGACGGCCAGCATCATCAGGCAGACCATGACCACGTTGAAGTCCTTG is a window of Deinococcus grandis DNA encoding:
- the ruvC gene encoding crossover junction endodeoxyribonuclease RuvC, with product MIVLGIDPGLANLGLGLVEGDVRKARHLYHVCLTTESAWIMPRRLQYIHEEVTRLIAEYRPDAVAIEDQILRKQADVAFKVGQAFGVVQLACAQAGVPVHHYGPMQVKRSLVGTGRAEKEQVIYMVKASLGIRELFNNHAADALALALTHLASAPMQARAAGLALR
- the moaD gene encoding molybdopterin converting factor subunit 1, with product MQLKVVFFARLKRETGVEQGTVDVPDGSTVRAAAALVEARYGVSLRGCMVAINDTYASPDDLLQGGDEVAFLPPVAGGSDETTDPGTLCEMTPEPLSLAAADLYLVKPQYGAQAYFVGTVRSPNQGKDVEFIEYEGYGALARKVMHGAADAAREKHGELRVYIQHRVGRLLPGEASILIGVASPHRRAALEACDDIIEYLKVHVPVWKHEGDEDGQHWVPGQTGHDTL
- a CDS encoding PHP-associated domain-containing protein; its protein translation is MQNNIVWRGGVQVMRVDLHMHTEVSHDCRTPLRDIPAWMLRTNTRVIAVTDHDQHRGGPELQAIIRDQGLDDRLSVIPGEEVTTSEGELIGLFLQERIPPKLTPEETVREIRAQGGLVLLQHGFDPLKRYRLRPEATERIAADIDIVETFNSRLSRHRWNRAAAEWARARGLPMSAGSDAHTLRDIGEAWVETPFRTVHTPTQLLEALREGVVAGRWTHPAYAFGQKQWRNFNSQFRR
- a CDS encoding PrsW family intramembrane metalloprotease, yielding MTLVLALLLSVTLTFAWLWFFVRRDRHPEPLWLLARTFAWGMLAWVISAALGASMGGLTTSPLPLVAVLVVLLTALIEEGFKFVAATTAITELSFDEPMDGLVYAVTAALGFAFMENVTYTLGFGTGAGAWHAVLATLAHALFSAPQGYALGGLHWQQGRAWVVQGLLISVALHAVFNGLLGGGGGWLHLLLLGAVVLMMIGLATRYYLAFEAHAREHGPSEYFLFEQAQRRR
- a CDS encoding ABC transporter permease, whose translation is MTTMPAPTSAPAKSRSTMQIALRRLRRHKAAMVSLIVIAALILMAIFAPLIAPYDPNAQDLAGIYAPPSAQHVIGQDSLGRDLLSRIIYGSRVSLIVGFTVALFSVALGTLMGLLAGFLGRWVDTAISRFIEVMLSIPELPLQLTISGLFAVSDVPAIAALRENPNSSVFIIVGIFTFFGWMGTARLVRGEVLKLKNLEYVDAARALGANSRRIMFRHLVPNVVAVIIVNGTLAVGGAILGEAALSFLGFGIQPPVSTWGNMLSNANEVVLEHPFIAVYPGLAILITVLAFNFLGDGLRDAFDPKSRL